A region of Pyxidicoccus parkwaysis DNA encodes the following proteins:
- a CDS encoding biotin transporter BioY, whose amino-acid sequence MVTASVVQPQPAVLADRFARTRAHDVMLVLGAALFTALLSQLAVAVPGSPVPITGQTLAVMLTAAALGPLRGMLGQLTYVLLGAVGLPFYSRGASGFEQVLGPTGGFLVGFIPAAFLVGLAARRGLDRSAWKALPLFVAGQLAIFAVGVPWLAVVARFDFATALQKGFVPFIPGALVKATIAATLIPLCWRLWRPREE is encoded by the coding sequence TTGGTCACCGCATCCGTCGTCCAGCCTCAGCCCGCCGTCCTGGCCGACCGGTTCGCCCGTACGCGGGCACATGACGTGATGCTCGTGCTCGGAGCCGCCCTGTTCACCGCGCTTCTCTCGCAGCTCGCCGTCGCGGTGCCTGGCTCGCCCGTGCCCATCACCGGCCAGACGCTCGCGGTCATGCTCACCGCCGCGGCGCTCGGGCCGTTGCGAGGCATGCTGGGGCAGCTGACCTATGTGCTGCTGGGGGCGGTGGGACTGCCGTTCTACTCACGGGGGGCCAGCGGCTTCGAGCAGGTCCTCGGGCCCACGGGTGGCTTCCTGGTGGGCTTCATTCCGGCGGCCTTCCTGGTGGGGTTGGCGGCGCGCCGAGGTCTGGACCGGTCCGCGTGGAAGGCCCTGCCACTCTTCGTCGCGGGACAGCTGGCCATCTTCGCCGTCGGCGTGCCCTGGCTCGCTGTCGTTGCCCGGTTCGATTTCGCCACGGCATTGCAGAAGGGGTTCGTGCCCTTCATCCCGGGCGCGCTCGTCAAGGCCACCATCGCCGCCACGCTGATACCGCTCTGCTGGCGGCTTTGGCGCCCACGCGAGGAATGA